One segment of Toxoplasma gondii ME49 chromosome VI, whole genome shotgun sequence DNA contains the following:
- a CDS encoding hypothetical protein (encoded by transcript TGME49_238895), which translates to MMDVQSFISGLAGGVQKPIPTQEMRLFMQQQRAAGPPAAATVLQEPRVWAQQHHTQAQNSLPFHGCTNGAGSFQPFYPQHSGLSGDHASFHLNRQPATAIGVPWMSQCGMPNGQRANGYCLPNHYNNPIADSKPAVSNECRPTPLPAPATTTSPCVQARSVAGAGGSQSFEGRKSTSLENPWQDAPRTTSQIQREASPSFRHFDLKEPMAMMDANQPCQVYASQSSTPPSVTHIRHEADPVNMSSVVICKPTLAADRTLPRAQRIPGVLNQTECGRPQAPDTTPHRRLRSSSALPLQSSGSPDTPNSVLGASRRSLSSSGARTRMNQNDGSDWTAAQGDDSVKTAEQAPSGHGRLIESAVETLPSVNPPRPNLSSSTRLQSYEQCVSEESAGALAADTSGVTAGSRKPTMNAQRIAGSRRPAPRTCASVGTINPRNVSNIGEKYKDRLLSSNAERKCSRPEMRKSLWEANTKTRVCPTTSALPRSDIAAPVTANPTHKSKASPNSTVRGSALSGGRSRGNRGLNVRSSSKESEASDTKMLGEVKPPTAGALSTDQSRLAALSRAAVAPGKALPRGVQKNPSNPLLTSDSGRETALTEKIPPSRRGIPTLTRLELGKHSRSTDRRHSDLSASHGRLPPLSGKVDGDECDIGESYARRRRYSMLRRGTVSSPVSRLVSAEGNSRTAARSGTGTRPRPETVAERAPRRPGLNSILRNSNGTDSLKTRTFGARSGVLRAAASRKQSAGVPSGNVEGNRSREISSTVGGRRLESGDSKSTGGTSRSTSSLESAVLPEVSLPQDDDTHSDLCGKVRDALLQGSGMEESRLENSVRFSRFESGLDEEPNIDEDEVVLSGHSDVTTGPFLGIEVLHEDRRHSKPASDSQTTCLHPDYRRTRSLPGEEEMKGGAALNETRMMQACGTVMPPNRKTQNSTMPAVMKDETTVQSTTPSEGAAMSERSTSVSRGGCSTPPRSVSDVSGPQTWEVSSAAVTPVVEDVVLDDASVTVVPGRTGAAAGVGITKQGLLREAPLVSDHEAISQPERDSATMSLDREAAEFTTGERRRETVSAVTEAAHILTSNSCHVPGRESRGKINQAAGNPCRPGAVTHQQPGVEESAYYSQAQSDVLIASGAHHLSAPREQMSLPVEQNTAEITDQACAKRSKTPNEKGEVRPSTLSVEPSAECAKDQQNPGIFPQAASKAPTGACVSPLEASASIPDSASAAAQHAQAEEQLRQQVRAKIEHKFRQLQDEQLRQHCLAQQQQQLLQQVNLRKKEALQQAEQRAQMVQQQIHTQKLGQGLVKVSQVQPGTSVTVPGPVNHQHPNLQRPAVHHLAGIAQPQGIGESAKSLTGYPNLRQLSGVHQEPQQRVVLRPAVSEQQLRRPTLSHSPARRAVPEQERRVGGETQQSNIASHEAAAGQARAAELQRRLEIVRETNILRAFYSSAEVRTPAFAVAAMEETHLDCHGDRDPHRPLRAPSAKGEPLSALARRYLHSQSLTASACHPTGRQEHEAFVRELWSEKHRTQQDELRRNLALYQQGRPNGLAAAGIDPAAAFNALRVSETAFQQPTAVSFVGPCPTAGAPLPMTGAGSIEEPFPLVAPSSLARPGPSPLSAGMCHLPMGDKGRADVSPMANLSRFVRERHVVAHPVVAVGNHVPM; encoded by the exons ATGATGGATGTTCAGTCGTTTATCAGCGGGCTCGCTGGGGGTGTCCAGAAGCCCATTCCCACCCAAGAGATGCGATTGTTTATGCAGCAGCAACGCGCTGCGGGACCACCGGCAGCTGCGACCGTTCTCCAGGAACCGCGGGTATGGGCTCAGCAACACCACACGCAGGCCCAGAATTCCCTGCCCTTCCATGGTTGCACAAACGGAGCCGGGAGTTTTCAGCCCTTTTACCCGCAACATTCTGGTCTCTCGGGTGACCACGCATCATTTCACCTGAACCGCCAACCGGCGACGGCCATCGGTGTGCCCTGGATGTCTCAATGCGGCATGCCAAACGGCCAACGGGCAAACGGTTATTGCTTGCCCAACCACTACAATAATCCAATCGCTGATTCCAAACCTGCTGTTTCAAACGAGTGTAGACCGACACCACTTCCCGCGCCAGCTACCACGACGTCGCCGTGCGTTCAAGCGCGGTCAGTTGCCGGAGCAGGCGGTTCTCAAAGTTTTGAAGGACGGAAGAGCACAAGTCTCGAAAA CCCTTGGCAAGACGCTCCCCGCACCACAAGTCAAATCCAGCGCGAGGCTTCGCCCTCTTTCCGCCACTTCGACTTGAAGGAACCCATGGCGATGATGGATGCGAATCAACCCTGTCAAGTGTACGCTTCGCAAAGCAGTACTCCTCCGTCGGTTACGCACATACGGCATG AAGCAGATCCTGTGAACATGTCGTCTGTCGTGATCTGCAAGCCGACTCTGGCCGCTGACCGAACTCTGCCAAGAGCCCAACGAATTCCTGGAGTGCTCAATCAAACGGAATGTGGCAGGCCACAAGCACCAGACACCACGCCTCATAGAAGACTTCGGTCGTCTTCGGCTCTCCCTCTGCAGTCTTCAGGCTCGCCTGACACTCCGAATTCCGTTTTGGGAGCCAGTCGtcgttctctgtcctcttctgGGGCGAGAACGCGCATGAACCAAAACGATGGGTCGGACTGGACGGCCGCTCAGGGCGACGACAGTGTAAAGACGGCTGAGCAGGCGCCTAGCGGGCATGGCCGTCTAATAGAGTCGGCTGTCGAGACCTTGCCCAGTGTGAATCCTCCGCGACCGAACTTGTCGAGCAGTACACGACTACAATCATATGAACAGTGTGTCTCTGAAGAATCTGCAGGGGCTCTTGCAGCCGACACATCGGGAGTTACGGCCGGCAGTCGCAAGCCTACGATGAACGCACAGAGAATTGCCGGAAGTCGCCGGCCAGCCCCACGCACTTGTGCATCTGTGGGAACAATAAACCCGCGCAACGTGTCAAACATTGGAGAAAAGTACAAGGATCGACTTTTGAGCAGCAACGCGGAAAGAAAATGTTCTCGGCCCGAGATGCGAAAGTCGCTGTGGGAGGCGAACACCAAGACAAGGGTGTGTCCGACTACGTCTGCCTTGCCTCGCTCTGATATTGCAGCCCCGGTGACTGCCAACCCAACTCACAAGTCGAAAGCCTCACCGAATTCGACCGTCCGTGGTAGTGCTCTGAGTGGAGGCCGTTCCCGAGGAAATCGTGGCCTGAACGTCCGCTCAAGCTCTAAGGAGTCGGAGGCTTCTGACACCAAAATGTTGGGAGAGGTCAAACCCCCGACGGCGGGTGCTTTGAGTACAGATCAGAGTCGCCTGGCAGCGCTCTCACGGGCAGCAGTCGCCCCTGGCAAAGCCCTTCCTAGAGGGGTCCAAAAGAATCCTAGTAATCCACTACTTACCAGTGACAGTGGACGGGAAACTGCTCTGACGGAAAAAATTCCCCCGTCCCGGCGGGGCATTCCGACGCTGACCCGACTAGAGCTTGGAAAGCACAGTCGCAGCACCGACAGACGTCACAGTGATCTGTCAGCTAGCCACGGTCGCCTCCCGCCACTCAGTGGAAAGGTTGACGGAGACGAATGTGACATTGGTGAGTCGTACGCGCGCCGGCGCCGATACTCGATGCTTCGTCGTGGAACTGTCTCATCACCTGTATCGCGACTCGTCTCAGCTGAAGGGAACAGCCGCACCGCCGCCCGCTCTGGAACTGGCACTCGACCCCGACCAGAAACCGTGGCCGAGAGAGCTCCCAGACGTCCTGGCCTCAATTCCATTCTTCGCAACAGCAACGGAACAGACTCTCTGAAAACTCGCACATTTGGCGCCAGAAGTGGTGTATTGAGGGCAGCGGCATCTCGGAAACAGTCAGCCGGTGTTCCTTCAGGAAATGTGGAGGGAAACAGGTCACGCGAAATTTCAAGTACCGTGGGAGGACGCCGGCTCGAATCAGGAGATAGTAAAAGCACTGGAGGGACTTCGAGGTCGACATCTTCCCTCGAATCTGCCGTCCTCCCGGAAGTGTCACTGCCTCAAGATGACGACACGCACTCTGATCTTTGTGGGAAAGTTCGCGACGCACTTCTTCAGGGGTCTGGCATGGAGGAAAGCAGACTGGAAAACAGTGTTCGCTTTTCCAGGTTTGAGTCTGGGCTGGATGAGGAACCCAACATCGATGAGGACGAAGTGGTTCTCTCGGGACACAGTGACGTGACTACGGGACCGTTTTTGGGGATCGAAGTGCTTCACGAAGATCGCCGACATAGCAAACCTGCAAGTGACTCGCAAACAACGTGTCTGCATCCCGATTACAGAAGGACCCGAAGTCTCccaggcgaggaggagatGAAAGGGGGGGCAGCGTTAAATGAGACGCGAATGATGCAGGCTTGTGGAACGGTGATGCCTCCAAACAGAAAGACTCAGAACTCCACCATGCCCGCCGTTATGAAAGATGAAACGACCGTCCAGAGCACGACACCGTCGGAAGGCGCGGCGATGTCGGAGAGATCCACATCTGTATCGCGGGGCGGATGCAGCACTCCTCCCCGAAGCGTCAGCGACGTCAGCGGTCCTCAAACTTGGGAAGTGAGCAGTGCCGCAGTCACACCTGTGGTTGAAGATGTGGTGCTCGACGACGCGTCGGTGACTGTTGTTCCCGGACGAACAGGGGCAGCTGCTGGCGTGGGTATCACCAAGCAGGGACTTCTGCGGGAAGCGCCTTTGGTCAGTGACCACGAGGCGATTTCCCAACCGGAGAGGGACTCTGCAACGATGAgtctcgacagagaagcggcagaatTCACGACAGGggaacgacgcagagagactgtctctgctgtcacTGAAGCAGCGCATATACTAACGAGCAACTCGTGTCACGTTCCGGGGCGAGAGAGTCGCGGAAAAATAAACCAAGCGGCCGGCAATCCGTGCCGCCCCGGGGCTGTGACACATCAGCAGCCAGGAGTCGAAGAATCAGCATATTACAGCCAGGCTCAATCAGATGTGTTGATTGCAAGCGGCGCACACCATTTAAGTGCTCCGCGAGAACAGATGTCGCTGCCGGTTGAGCAAAACACCGCAGAAATCACTGACCAGGCCTGTGCCAAAAGAAGCAAGACACCGAATGAGAAGGGCGAAGTCCGGCCTTCCACTTTGAGTGTCGAACCTTCTGCTGAATGTGCCAAGGACCAGCAGAATCCGGGCATCTTCCCACAGGCAGCTTCCAAAGCGCCTACAGGAGCATGCGTCTCACCGTTGGAAGCCTCAGCTTCCATCCCAGACAGTGCGTCCGCAGCAGCGCAACACGCACAAGCGGAGGAGCAGCTTCGGCAGCAAGTGCGAGCCAAAATCGAGCACAAATTTAGGCAACTGCAGGATGAACAGCTCCGTCAACATTGCCTAGCGCAACAGCAGCAACAATTATTGCAGCAAGTGAATctgcgaaagaaagaggccCTCCAGCAGGCGGAGCAAAGGGCTCAGATGGTGCAACAACAAATTCATACGCAAAAATTGGGTCAAGGACTCGTGAAGGTCAGCCAAGTTCAACCAGGCACTTCAGTGACCGTGCCGGGTCCCGTCAATCACCAACACCCCAATCTCCAGCGACCTGCCGTTCACCACCTAGCTGGAATAGCCCAACCACAAGGGATAGGGGAAAGTGCCAAAAGTCTCACAGGATACCCCAATTTACGCCAACTTAGTGGAGTCCACCAGGAACCGCAGCAGCGAGTCGTTCTGCGCCCAGCCGTTAGTGAGCAGCAACTTCGCCGACCGACTCTGTCACATTCCCCTGCCCGGAGAGCGGTTCCGGAGCAAGAACGGCGTGTCGGTGGCGAAACACAGCAGAGTAATATCGCGTCCCACGAGGCCGCTGCCGGACAGGCGAGGGCTGCGGAACTTCAGCGACGTCTTGAGATCGTTCGTGAAACGAATATCTTGCGAGCTTTCTACTCCAGCGCCGAGGTTCGAACGCCGGCCTTCGCCGTCGCGGCAATGGAGGAAACACACCTCGACTGCCATGGTGACCGTGATCCACACC GCCCTCTTCGTGCTCCATCAGCCAAGGGGGAACCTCTGTCGGCGTTGGCGAGGCGATATCTTCACTCTCAGAG CCTCACCGCGTCTGCTTGCCACCCAACTGGTAGACAGGAACACGAGGCGTTTGTTCGGGAGCTCTGGTCGGAGAAGCACCGCACCCAGCAAGACGAGCTGCGGCGCAATCTCGCCTTGTACCAGCAGGGCCGTCCAAACGGTCTGGCTGCTGCTGGAATCGACCCAGCCGCCGCATTCAACGCCCTCCGAGTGAGCGAGACTGCATTCCAGCAACCTACTGCAGTCTCATTCGTTGGTCCCTGTCCCACTGCTGGTGCACCCCTGCCGATGACCGGAGCCGGTTCAATTGAAGAACCGTTCCCCCTCGTGGCTCCGTCAAGCTTGGCGAGACCTGGACCATCTCCGCTTTCTGCGGGCATGTGCCACTTGCCTATGGGAGACAAAGGACGTGCAGATGTGTCTCCCATGGCAAATTTATCCCGTTTTGTACGGGAGCGACATGTGGTTGCTCATCCGGTTGTTGCGGTTGGGAACCACGTGCCTATGTGA
- a CDS encoding hypothetical protein (encoded by transcript TGME49_238915), translating into MISFGCPWRPAASIALAAVLFISPLLSFGASELLKTPAASLEGAEGLHVIGFVTLDQLVASLKDSSLREAFLEALPNQWALPKFASSTTSELNQLQAWTKSIRERFPLGDAVSNTTAEISNRTSSLRDILSSLTQSAGSDKGSSLPLFFSGDVQGNLPLLLKEFAAALPLRHGSQGDDVNPSPSLHPVEDAFGLLPKLDLLNTNHISQIFAVPSELAWPVSRQRLELLLPVLTRSSQDGESSLPGWQIKDFDGLSALRVRLEDLMVPLSQADGSLLYATLKDALPDFQLPDSLDILPLATLENKELGSVASLWSSVKGTMLSRMAVLNGDAPFLVGPVLNLNSLPKLQLASSPLIQRLSDSTMPLKLNSTLGNPADLLSSVMEALESGVAVDDGLKDLFVNRATRLQESVVSPVEAFLRPNNGTESNNMFDFFDMKLPFVAIPRDSLPGLFISLKNLNTRCGEASTGEAGASCPLNFPSFSTLPLGTPFGEEGLDTMYSRVETLSEQLRIAVEQLQDRIMRTLAVTEPSVQGQPATEKKEETKDAAALRQAMDATVKLANTMNAALQFTKKEVKALKLFSAHAEDGLRNGALLEDLGASAANLLKQGGSGGSSPQLRSFIANIEGSPLLAVPRSVYNQLLKVTAGEQEPQQSEQQQATTINVRRRRLQATGQTPTALSAGLGALAPREDGLVLVDPLFFGSLLNTLRGVDGAGLRGALKDVLSRATHGLDDGSGEARPLFSLSPLVEDLFANNSLSFPALAFPTVDLLRTGVFPGQLLNVPLSQWASSGIIPADFAGRTLPELLDVHAAASQLKALPLGELLPGARSAAASMGLDLPSTLFEDGSSLLARTVGDLQMNALLPPQLLHIPLSQLVDGNGVVGREILDLPLGSVLAGGEAATSLLAHPLGDALGLRPVLESLANHTSMPLKLDIPDIARATAGISGGQGQLPQLLSANGLPGGAVTLLPVSGEWLSLTGLDKIRPSGGATAFVGNLTERAAAAANAATSGSFLAGRAGASSGSTEATAGLFGRLLPIGDALKNLTALTGSPLGNELFF; encoded by the exons ATGATATCGTTCGGTTGTCCCTGGCGGCCGGCAGCCTCGATTGCTCTGGCCGCCGTTCTGTTCATCTCCCCTTTGCTGTCATTTGGAGCGTCCGAGTTGCTCAAAACACCTGCTGCATCACTGGAAGGCGCTGAAGGTCTCCATGTGATTGGGTTCGTAACGCTTGATCAGCTTGTTGCCTCTTTGAAGGACTCCTCTCTTCGAGAAGCATTTCTAGAGGCTCTTCCGAATCAATGGGCGCTCCCCAAATTTGCTTCTTCAACGACGTCCGAGCTCAACCAGCTCCAAGCGTGGACGAAGAGCATTCGAGAACGTTTTCCTCTTGGAGATGCAGTCTCAAATACCACTGCAGAAATCTCCAATCGGACTTCGTCTCTACGTGACATACTCAGCAGCCTGACGCAAAGTGCGGGAAGCGACAAAGGAAGTTCACTTCCGTTGTTCTTCAGTGGCGACGTGCAAGGGAACCTGCCCCTGCTTCTGAAGGAGTTCGCCGCTGCACTCCCTCTGCGTCATGGATCTCAGGGTGACGATGTAAAtccttctccatctctgcATCCTGTTGAAGATGCTTTTGGGCTCTTGCCAAAGTTAGACCTTCTCAACACAAACCATATCTCCCAGATCTTTGCAGTCCCATCGGAACTGGCATGGCCAGTTAGCCGACAGCGTCTCGAGCTGCTCCTGCCAGTCCTCACACGATCATCACAAGATGGTGAAAGTTCGCTGCCAGGGTGGCAGATCAAGGACTTCGACGGACTCTCAGCGCTGCGTGTGCGACTGGAAGATCTTATGGTCCCGCTTTCTCAAGCTGATGGCAGCTTGCTGTACGCGACTCTGAAGGATGCCCTTCCGGACTTCCAGTTGCCTGACAGTCTCGACATTTTACCGTTGGCCACCCTTGAAAACAAAGAG CTGGGTTCAGTGGCATCCCTGTGGAGCTCCGTGAAGGGGACAATGCTTTCCAGAATGGCAGTTCTCAACGGCGACGCACCGTTCCTTGTTGGACCTGTGCTGAATCTCAACAGTCTTCCCAAATTGCAGCTGGCCTCTTCCCCACTTATACAAAGGCTCTCGGATTCTACCATGCCTCTTAAGCTCAATTCAA CACTAGGCAACCCGGCTGATCTCCTATCTTCTGTGATGGAGGCGTTGGAATCCGGAGTGGCAGTCGATGACGGACTGAAGGACCTGTTCGTGAATCGAGCCACTCGTCTGCAAGAGTCAGTCGTGTCACCGGTGGAAGCCTTTCTGAGACCAAACAACGGCACAGAATCGAACAATATGTTTGATTTCTTCGACATGAAGCTGCCTTTCGTCG CGATTCCCCGAGATAGTCTTCCGGGCCTCTTCATATCGTTGAAGAACTTGAACACCCGTTGCGGTGAAGCTTCTACAGGGGAAGCTGGAGCTTCTTGCCCTCTTAACTTCCCAAGCTTTTCAACACTGCCTCTTGGAACACCTTTTGGCGAAGAGGGCCTCGACACCATGTATTCGAGAGTTGAGACTCTCTCCGAGCAATTGCGGATAGCAGTGGAACAGCTGCAAGATCGTATCATGCGCACCCTAGCCGTCACCGAGCCCTCTGTACAAGGTCAGCCagccacagagaaaaaagaggagaccaAAGACGCTGCGGCTCTCCGACAGGCCATGGACGCCACTGTGAAGCTGGCTAATACTATGAACGCTGCCCTCCAATTCACTAAAAAGGAGGTGAAGGCTCTGAAGCTATTCAGTGCTCATGCCGAAGACGGATTGAGGAATGGCGCTCTGCTTGAAGACCTCGGAGCTTCCGCAGCAAATCTCCTCAAGCAAGGAGGATCTGGTGGTTCTTCACCGCAGTTGCGGTCCTTCATCGCAAATATTGAAGGGAGTCCCCTTCTCGCAGTCCCTCGGAGTGTATACAACCAGCTACTGAAGGTTACAGCGGGGGAGCAGGAGCCGCAGCAGAGTGAGCAGCAGCAAGCGACAACCATCAACGTCCGACGACGCAGATTACAAGCCACAGGACAGACGCCGACAGCGTTGTCAGCTGGCCTTGGAGCATTGGCGCCGAGAGAGGATGGCTTAGTATTAGTGGATCCTCTGTTTTTTGGCAGCCTACTCAATACTCTGCGTGGTGTAGATGGTGCGGGTCTTCGGGGTGCCCTGAAGGACGTACTTTCTCGGGCAACTCACGGACTGGACGATGGATCAGGAGAG GCTCGTCCActcttttccttgtctccactCGTCGAGGACTTGTTTGCCAACAACTCCCTGTCCTTTCCAGCGCTGGCTTTTCCTACGGTCGACCTTCTGCGGACGGGAGTGTTCCCGGGTCAGTTGCTGAACGTTCCTCTCAGCCAGTGGGCTTCTTCCGGGATTATACCAGCTGACTTTGCGGGGCGAACACTGCCAGAGCTGCTCGACGTCCacgctgctgcttctcagTTGAAAGCCCTCCCCCTCGGCGAACTTCTACCAGGAGCTCGTTCGGCCGCCGCTTCAATGGGGCTGGACCTCCCGAGCACGCTCTTCGAGGACGGGAGCAGTTTGCTGGCACGGACGGTCGGAGACCTTCAGATGAATGCCCTCCTACCGCCCCAGCTGCTTCACATACCGCTCTCGCAGCTTGTCGACGGTAACGGGGTCGTGGGACGGGAGATCCTCGACCTGCCCCTTGGCAGTGTGCTTGCCGGAGGCGAAGCGGCgacgtctctcctcgcacaTCCTCTGGGTGATGCACTGGGTCTTCGTCCTGTTCTTGAGTCTCTCGCTAACCATACTTCAATGCCTCTGAAACTAGATATCCCCGACATTGCCCGAGCCACCGCAGGCATATCGGGGGGGCAAGGGCAACTTCCCCAGCTTCTTTCGGCGAACGGTCTTCCAGGAGGAGCCGTTACGCTTCTCCCGGTCTCCGGAGAGTGGCTATCCCTGACTGGATTAGACAAAATCCGACCTAGCGGGGGGGCCACAGCTTTTGTTGGAAATCTGACTGAAAGGGCAGCTGCAGCCGCCAATGCTGCTACCAGCGGGAGCTTCTTGGCCGGACGTGCTGGAGCGAGTTCGGGTTCTACCGAAGCAACTGCAGGATTGTTTGGTAGACTACTTCCGATTGGCGATGCTCTCAAGAACCTCACCGCTCTTACAGGCTCGCCACTGGGCAACGAGCTGTTTTTCTGA